From Cercospora beticola chromosome 6, complete sequence, a single genomic window includes:
- a CDS encoding uncharacterized protein (antiSMASH:Cluster_3) — translation MSSKVISITSTGHFKQTTASSTYTVVDFYADWCGPCKVISPVFEQLAAAESKPGRIVFAKVNVDNQRDVASIYGISAMPTFLVLKGSKVVETVRGANPTALRSAILSAAADAAKGAAKASQLFSGKGQTLGGAGSASSSASASSVGANLTASLPNIGQAFSAPGAFAQGRGFPAMIVRFLGLYFSTLFSFDPARTAEESPFAVKKGSVRAR, via the exons ATGTCTTCCAAGGTCATCAGCATCACCTCAACAGGTCACTTCAAGCAGACCACCGCGTCCTCGACCTATACCGTGGTTGACTTCTACGC cGACTGGTGCGGTCCCTGCAAAGTCATCTCTCCCGTCTTCGAacagctcgccgccgccgaatCGAAACCCGGCCgaatcgtcttcgccaaagtCAATGTCGACAATCAGCGCGATGTCGCGTCGATCTATGGGATATCAGC CATGCCAACCTTCCTAGTCCTCAAAGGCAGTAAAGTTGTCGAAACCGTCCGCGGCGCAAACCCCACCGCCCTCCGCTCCGCTATCCTCTCCGCTGCCGCTGATGCCGCCAAAGGCGCCGCGAAAGCTTCACAACTCTTCTCTGGAAAAGGCCAGACGCTTGGTGGTGCAGGGAGcgcttcctcttccgctTCAGCTTCGTCAGTCGGAGCGAATTTGACCGCCAGTCTACCGAATATTGGACAGGCTTTCAGCGCGCCGGGAGCTTTCGCGCAAGGAAGGGGGTTTCCTGCGATGATTGTGAGGTTTTTGGGATTGTACTTTTCGACGCTGTTTAGCTTTGATCCGGCGAGGACGGCGGAGGAGAGTCCGTTTGCGGTTAAGAAGGGGAGTGTGAGGGCTCGTTGA